The Petrotoga miotherma DSM 10691 region TGAAACTGAATAAATGGGGTTATATAGAGGCAGATCCCGTTACCGGTGCTACTTCTGTTGAAGGAGTCTGGGCAGGAGGCGACATAGTTACAGGAGCAGCAACCGTTATCGAGGCAATGGGGGCAGGTAAAAGGTCTGCTAAGGCAATAGATGAATATATTTCATTGAAGGTAGGAAAATTTTGATGGATTTTGAGGAAGAAAATAGAATGATGGTTGAGTATCAGCTTAAAAGAAGAGGTATAATCGATGAAAAAGTTCTAAATGCTTTTTTGAAGGTTAAAAGACATTTGTTTGTTCCAAAAAATCTTGAGAAGTATGCATATGATGATTGCCCTTTGCCTATTGGTGAAGGGCAAACTATTTCTCAACCTTATATAATAGGCTTAATGCTTCAACTATTAGAATTAAAAGAAAAAGACGTAGTTTTAGAAATAGGTACTGGGTCTGGTTATCAAACGGCTTTACTGGCAGAGATAGCACGTTTTGTTTATACGATAGAACGAAATGAAACGTTAGCCCAAAGAGCAAAAAGTAAATTTGAGGAATTAGGTTATAAAAATATTGTTTTAGAGGTTGGGGATGGAACAAAAGGTTGGAAAAAAGAAAAGGTTGAATTTAACGGAATTATAGTTTCAGCAGCAGCGCCAAAAGTTCCTGATCCTTTGTTTTCTCAACTAAAAGTTGGTGGAAGAATGGTAATTCCGATTGGTTCTAGAACCTTTCAACGTTTACATAAAATAACCAAGTTAGAGGATGGAAATATGAAGGTTGAATACTCTGATGGTTGTATGTTTGTGCCTTTAATAGGTGAAAATGGTTGGTGAGAGTTTTTAGTTAAAATAGAAAATATCCCGCAAAAAGCGGGATATTTTAATTATTAATATGGAAAAGTTATCTCAGGAACTTCAAATGATCCTATTTGGGATGGATCTGATGGTATTGTCAGTTTACCTTCTTTTATCAATTTTTTTAGATATTCGATTTCGACAAAATATCTAATGGGTACCATGCTTCTTGTGTATTTCATTGGCGTTATACTTACACCGTCTTCTTTCATACCTAATCTAAAGACACCAGATTCAAAGGTTCTTACAGACATGGCGCTTTGAATGCCTTCAAAAGCAGCTGTATCCACTCTTTTCATAGCACTTGTCAATACGTAGCCCGGAGCCATGTAATCTTGGTCTACATCCACACCTATTGCAAAAAAGTTTTTATCTAATTCATAGTATTTATCGATGATTTGCTCTAAGGGGGCATTTTTGGGTAGATTGTATAGATTACTTCCTCTTTCTTTAGCAGCATCAATTACGCCGTTCCCCGTTGGTCCAGCTGCATGAAAAACAATATCTGCACCGTTTTCCATCTGTGTTAGAGCTAAACTCTTTCCTAAAGCAGGGTCGTTGAATGTGTTCGCATAACCTGATATGACTTGGACATCTTCGTTATGTAATTCATTGTATACTTTAACCCCTGCTGCGTAGCCAGCTTCGAATTTGGTGACGGCAGGAACTGGAACTCCTCCTATAAACCCTACTTTTCCTGTTTTGGTCATCATTGCAGCCAAATAACCTGCTGGGAAGCTTGATTCATGCTCGTTGAAAACATAACAAACAACGTTTGAAGGGACTATCTGTCCAGGAGATGGTTCGATATCGATGCCCACAAAATAAACATCAGGAAATTGAGGAGCTACGTTGAATAAAACATCCGTCATCATAAATCCCACGGCGATTACCACGTCTGAATCTCTTGCAGCGTTAGATAGATTTGGTAAATAATCTGTTTGTTCAGATGATTGGATTACTGCGATTTCTACCCCTAATTCGTCCTTCGCTCTTAAAACGCCTTGCCATGTTCCGTCGTTGAAAGATTTGTCGCCCAATCCTCCTACGTCGGTGACCATGGTTACTTTGAAAGCGAAAATAGTGGAAAATAAGAACAAAACAACAAAGAAAACACTGAAGTACTTTTTCATAAAAATCGCCTCCTTTGGGATGTATAATTATTATAGCATATTCGGTTTTAAAGTTTTTACCAAGAGTAGTTTTACAATTTGATGATATAATAAAAATACAGATCATGAAGTGGGCTACATGGCTCTTCCCCTACGGGTTATAAACTGCAGATCCTTCCTTAGAGGGGCGGGGAATTGGAGTGAAGTATAAAAACCCTTTATCCTTATGGGTGGGGAGCCGGAATGAAGTATAAAAACTCTTTATCCTTATGGGTGGGGAGCGGGGCGAAGGGGCGCTAAAGAAAGCTTTTGAGTGTCTAAAAACAGTAAAAGTATAATAAGCAAAGTAGTGAGGAGATGCTTATGAAGAAGGCTCTACTGATATTTTGCATATTACTTCTTCCATTTTCCTTTTCTTTATCCTTTAATTCTCCAAGTTTTATTTGGAACTACGTTACTAGCTATCAAACAGATGAATTAATGTATTTGAAAGTTAACTATACCCAAAAATTAATAGAGAAAATTAAAGATTATTTGCCATTTTTAGAAAGATCAGGCATATCTCTTCCTATAACTTCGGATGTTGAAGTGCATTTTATTGATGTTAGTCAAGGAGATTCAATTTATATAAAATTACCAAATAATGTTGATATCCTAATTGACGGTGGAAATAATTGGTATGGTGACGATGTAGTTACTTACCTCAAATCCCAAGGTGTTGATGATATAGAATATTTGATAGCCACCCATCCAGATGCAGACCATATAGGTGGGTTAGATGATGTTTTAAAAGCCTTTGAAGTTGAAAATGTCTATGCCCCGGATGTTTCTCACACCACGAAAACTTACAATGATTTTGTTTTAGAAGTGAGAAACGAAGGAACCTACATTAAATCAGCTAAGGTTGGAATTACTTTAATTAATTCTGCATTAGCGGCTGTGATAGGTTGTCCTTCATTTAGTAATGTGTATTTTCTTGGACCTGTGAAAAATTATGGAACAGACCTTAATTCTTGGAGTGCTGTCGTGAAGTTAGATTTTGGAAATTCTTCTTATCTTTTCACTGGAGATGCCGATAGAATTTCTGAAAAAGATATGATAGATAACGGTATGTTTTTAAAAGCAGATGTTCTTAAGGTTGGCCATCATGGATCTTATTCATCAACTTCGCAAGAGTTTTTAAAGGAAGTTAGTCCAAAATATGCGGTGATCTCTGTTGGTAAAAATAATAATTACGGTCACCCAGCACAGGAAGTATTAGAAAGATTAGAAATGTATAAGGTAGATCTTTTTCGTACAGATTTGCAGGGACATATTATAGCTATTAGTGATGGGAATAAAATAAATTTTAACGTTGAACCAATTAACACTGTTAATCTTATGGAAGATGCTCAAGAATCAGCACCACAAAAAACTTCTATATTGATTACGAACTTAGATGTTTCTGATGAAAAGGTTACTATCTGCAACAATACTGATGAAGACGTAGATTTAACAGGATGGGCTTTGGTTAGCGAAGTTGGAAACCAAAAGTTTAATTTTCCAGATGGATATATACTTAGAGCTGGAAAATGTGTGAATATTTTGTCAGGTCGTGGCGCGATAGATGAACCTCCAGCTAATTTAAAATGGACAGGAGCTTATGTTTGGAATAACGATGGAGATATTGCGGCACTATACGATGCTGAAGGGATACTAATAAGTAGAGTTGAATTCTAAGGTTTTGTCAACTACAATAATAATAAATAGTTGTAAATTGTGATTTTATGTTAAAAAAAATGCTTGAAAAAAGAGAACACTTATGTTATAATTTGTATGCTCAAATGAAGTTTTTATATTTATGGGGTCGTGGCGCAGCTGGGAGCGCGCTACCATGGCACGGTAGAGGTCGTGGGTTCAAGTCCCATCGACTCCACCAATATGAGGGAAATATTCCCTTTTTTTTTATATATTAAATCTTTCATCATGGGTGGGCTGCGGGGTGAAAGGGCGCAAACCTATATAGAATAAATATTTTAAAAACTAAATAATTTTAAATGGGTTACAGGGCAAGGCCCCAGCGAAGGGGCACTAACACAATTTTTTAAAGATAATATCCACCAGGGTAAGGAGGCAGAGAAATGGAAGAGTATCTCACTTTTGATGATGTGTTGTTACTACCGCAGTATAGCGAAATTGTGCCGAGTAGGGTTGATACAACATCTCGTTTAGTAAAAGATATCCATTTAAAAATCCCCTTTCTTTCTGCAGCAATGGATACTGTGAGTGAATCCCAAATGGCAAAAGCTATGGCGAGAGAAGGCGCCGTTGGGGTTATTCATAAGAATATGTCGATTGAACAGCAAGCCTATGAAGTTTCAAAAGTAAAAAAGACAGAGAACGGGATTATATACGATCCCATTACAATTACTCCCGATACAACCATTAAAGAAGCTGAAAAGATCATGAGAGAGTACAGAATTGGCGGATTGCCGGTTGTGGATGATGATAAAGTTCTTTTAGGTATATTGACCAATAGAGATATTAGATTTGAACAAAATATGGAAAAAAAGGCCAAAGAATTGATGACTCCCTACAAAAATTTGGTTGTCGCTGGTTCGCATATATCTTTGGAAGAAGCGAAAGAGATACTTCATCAGAATAAGATAGAGAAATTGCCTATTGTAGATGATAAAAGACATATAAAGGGTTTGATAACAATAAAGGATATTACTTCCGTGATTGAAAACCCGAACGCTACAAGAGATGATAAAGGGCGTTTAGTTGTTGGAGCTGCTGTTGGCGTTTCGGATGGTTTACAAAGAACGCAAGAATTAGTTAATGCAGGGGTTGATTTTGTCGTTTTAGATTCCGCACATGGACATACGAAAAATATTATCGAAATTTTAAAAATGATAAAAGAGAGATTTCCAGATCTCCCTGTAATCGCTGGGAATATAGCTACTGCTGAAGCTGCCAAAATGTTAATAGAAAGTGGAGCCGATGCAGTAAAGGTCGGGATTGGACCAGGTTCTATATGTACGACGAGAGTTATTTCTGGGGTCGGGGTACCCCAATTAAGTGCAATTATGAAGGTTTCAGAAGAAGCGAATAAATACGGTATTCCTGTTATAGCTGACGGTGGAATAAGATATTCTGGTGATATTGTTAAGGCTTTAGCAGCAGGGGCTTCTACTGTGATGATGGGGAGTATTTTTGCTGGTACTGAAGAAGCACCTGGCGAAACGATAATTTATCAGGGAAGGAAGTTTAAAACATACAGAGGTATGGGTTCAATAGCAGCTATGGAAAAAGGGAGTAAAGATAGATATTTCCAAGAAGACACACCAAATGAGAAGCTTGTGCCAGAAGGTGTTGAAGCTATGGTAGCATACAAAGGTGAGGTAAAAGATGTTATAATACAATTAGTTGGAGGAGTCAAAGCTGGAATGGGATATGTTGGGGCAAAAGATGTTAAGGAATTACAGCAAAAGGCTAAATTTATAAAAATTACTACGGCAAGTATAACTGAAGGACATCCACATGATGTAAAAATCACACGTGAAGCTCCAAATTATTTCTTTTCATCTTAGTTATTGATTTTTGTGGGTTGCGGGTTAATCTCTCTCTTCCTTATGGGTGGGCTGCGTGGGCGGGCTGCAGGACGAAGGGGCGCTAAAATAAAGTTTCTAATGAGTATATTTTAATGGAGAGGAAGTTATATGCAAACAAAAAACATTTTAGATTTTGAATATTCAGATTTACAAAGTTATTTGCTCAATGAATTAGGACTTGAAAAGTTTAGAACCGATCAAATTTGTGATTGGATTTATAAGAAAAGAGTTTTTGATTTTGCATCAATGACTAATTTATCTAAAGACGATAGACAAAAACTCAGTGATAACTTTAAAATATCTATTCCTCATATTATTAAAAAACAGGTATCAAAGATAGATGGAACGACCAAATATCTTTTGGAGTTAGAGGATAGAAACACTGTTGAAGCGGTAATTATTTACTATCCTTCACGAACGATAGCTTGTATATCAACACAAGTTGGTTGCCCACTGAAATGTTCATTCTGTTCTACAGGGCAAAGCGGTTACGTTAGGAATTTATCGACAGGTGAAATAATTGGTCAATTGTTAGCTATGGAAAAAGATAAAGATATTGATGTAAAAAACGTTGTATACATGGGAATGGGTGAACCATTACTAAATTTTAACAACGTTGTTCAAAGCGTAGAGATCTTAAACCATCCAAAGATGAAAAAATTAGGGGCAAGGCATATAACCATTTCAACTGCTGGAATACCTCACAAAATTGAAGAATTGGGCGATTTGAGCAAAGAGTTTCGACTTTCTGTGTCACTTCATGCACCAACAAATCTTCAAAGAGATCAAATAATGCCCATAAATCATAAATATCCAGTAGAGCAGGTTATTCAGTCATGCCGAATTTATCAGAAAAAAACAAAAAAGAGGGTAACTTTTGAGTATATATTGATAAAAGGATTTAATGATTCAAAAGATGACGCCTTGAAATTAGTCGAACTGTTTGGTGACATGAAAGTGATGGTTAATTTAATTCCTGCCAATGCAAATCCAGCAGGGTTTGAAAAACCCTCAAAAAGATTTATTCAAGCTTTTTTAGATACTCTCGTAAAGAATGGAATTGATGCTGTTGTGCGAGCCGAGAAAGGTAGTGATATATCAGCCGCATGTGGTCAATTAAGAACCAGAGAGTTAAAAGAAGTTAATAGGTGAAAATAATGATTAAAATAAGAAAATTAATCAAAAATTTGATATTTTTTATTTTAGGAATAGTAGCCTCTGGAATATTTGCCTTTTTTATGATGACAGTTTTTGCCAACAGTTCAAATACGGTTGAGATTCCATATTTGATTGGAGAAGATAAAAAAGTAGCTGTTTCTTCTTTAGAGGAGTTAAACCTAATTCCAAACATAGTAGGTAACGGGGAAAAAGTTTTGTATACTGATCCGGAACCTGGTACAAAGGTAAAAGAAGGGCATCATGTAATAGTCCAACTTAGAGAGATGAATACTCTGAAGATTCCTGATCTGATAGGAATACCGTCTGGAGTAGCACAACAGTTTCTAAGTGAGTACAATATAGCTTATGAAATTAGAAATCAATTAACTTATACACCTGAAGAAAACGATGTGGTACTGAACATGTCTCCAACACCAGGAAATAATTATAGTGGTGAAAAGGTGATTCTCTATGTTGGTGAATATGAAGGGAGTAATCAATGAGTTGGAGAAGGGGTATAGTTGTTAGATTTCATTCGGATATGGTAACCGTTCAAGATTTGGAAACTAATCAAAAAGTTAACTGCTTCCTCCCTGGTAGATTTAAATTACAGAAGATTCGGCCCATTGTTGGTGATTATGTAGAATATTCTAAGGACCAAAGTTATAGTTATGGAAGAATTGAAAACATTTTAAAGAGAAAAAATGAATTATACAGGCCCAGAGTAGCTAACTTGGATCAACTTGTTTTGGTTACCTCAATTAAAGAACCTCAAGTAGATTTGATAGTAGTCGATAAAATTATAGCCCTCGCTGAAAAAGAGAAACTGGATATAGTTATAGTGTTAAACAAAACGGATTTGCTTGTTAGTGACGAAGAAAAAAAAGATATGGAAAGATTTATAGAAATATATGGTAAAATTTATCCTGTAATTCCCACATCGAAAATAACGAAAAATAATTTAGATAGATTAAAGTCCTGTTTAAAAAACAAAGTATCAACTTTCGCAGGCCCTTCTGGAGTTGGGAAGTCTAGTTTATTGAATGTTTTAGACCCAAAATTGAAACTTCGAGAAGGAGAAATTTCCAGAAAATTAGGTAGAGGTAAACACACTACAACGTATGCTGAACTGCTTTATTTTGATTTTGGAGGATATATAGTCGATACACCGGGTTTTTCGAGTTTAGAGCTAAGAGGAATAAAAAAAGATGAACTTAGGCACTATTTCAAAGAATTTTTGGGATTTGACGGTTTTTGCCAGTTTTCAAACTGTTCCCATACGGTTGAACCTGGATGTGCAATTAAAGAGGCTGTAGAAAAGGAACAAATTTCATTTAGTAGGTATACCAATTATTGTCAAATATACAAAGAAATAGAAGACAGTTCACTAAAATTGCAATAGAGGTGTTTAAGTTTGATAAAAATCTATCCCTCCATTTTAGCCGCTGATTTTTTGAATTTATCTCAAGAGATAGAGAAAGTTTCTGAAGAAGCTGATGGAATACATCTCGATATTATGGATGGAGTGTTTGTTCCAAACATTACTTTTGGTTTTCCAATCGTGGAATCGATTAGAAAAAAATTTAAAGATATATATTTGGATGCTCATTTGATGATCGTTGAACCAGATAAATATTTAGAAGAATTTTCTAAGTTTGTGAGTAGCATAACGGTGCATTATGAAGCGGTGGTACATCTGCATAGGACCATCTTAAAGATCAAAGAGTTGGGGTGTGAAGCAGGTGTAACTTTAAATCCGCATACGCCTGTGTCACTTTTAGAAGAAATTCTTCCCTATGTCGATAAAGTATTGATTATGTCCGTTAATCCAGGATTTACCGGTCAACATTTTATAGAAAGTACTTACGAGAAAGTAAGAAAATTAAGAAAAATTTCAGATGAAAAGGGTTTGAATGTTGAAATAATGGTTGATGGGGGAGTGAATAAGCAGAACATTGGATTACTTCACCAAAGTGGTGTTAACACTTTTATTATTGGTGCCAGTGTGTTTTATTCTGAAAATCCTTCACAAGAGATAATTGAACTAAAAAGGGTGGCTGAAGATTTTGAGTGAGGTGTATTTGGCTACATCAAATAGAAACAAGGTAAGAGAAATCAATGAAATTCTTCAAAATATTGATATAAATGGAAGCATTACTGTTAAATATATATTTGATGAGATAAAAGAGGATAATTTTGAAGTAGAAGAATATGGTGAAACTTATGTAGAAAATTCTGTTATTAAAGCTTGGGCTTATTCAAAATTAATAAAAAAACCAGTTTTTTCAGATGATTCAGGGTTGTCCATAATCTCTCTTGAAGGATTCCCTGGTGTAAACTCTGCCAGGTTCATGGAAAACTATTCTTATGAGCAGAAGATGAAGGAATTGTTATCGATGCTGGAAAATGAAAAAGATAGAACCGCTTATTTTGCCTGTGCGGCGACGTATTTTGATCCTCAGAAAAATTTTTTAGTAACTTGTCAAGAAGAAGTTTATGGTAAAATAGCATTTGAGATAAGAGGAAAGAATGGTTTCGGTTACGATCCAATTTTTATTCCTGATGGATACGATTATACTTTTGGAGAATTAAGCAAAGATGTAAAAAATAAGATAAGTCATAGGGCAAAAGCTATAAAAAAGTTGCTTCTTTTCTTAAAAAGTGCTACAATATTAGAAAATAACGAATGATTTTTTTATAATATTGATTCAAAGTAGATATTTTTTTTGTTTTATGGTATAATTGCGTTGAAGTTCCGTAGAATGAGGATTTAAGAATCTTTATCTGTGAAAGGGGGAATGTTTGTGAATAAGAAAGATTTAGTTGATGCTTTCGCAAAGAAAGCTAACGTAACAAAGAAAGACGCCGAAAGTTTCGTTGATGCTTTTGTTGATGTAGTGTCTGAGGCTTTAAGTAAGGGAGAAGAGGTTAAACTAGTTGGTTTTGGGACTTTCAAAGTTCAGAAAAGAGCAGCAAGAAAAGGGGTCAATCCACAAACCGGAAAGGCCATAAAAATTCCAGAAAAGATGGTTCCAAAATTTGTTCCTGGTAAAGAATTGAAAGATATGGTGAAGTAAATTCCAAAAAATGGGCAGGGTTCCTGCCCATTTTTTGATAATGACGTGATCAAATTGGAGGGTTTCAATTGATCTGGGCAATTTCAGATGTCCATGGTATGTACGATACTTTAATTTCGCTTTTAAAACAAACACATATCAATGATTCAGACACAGTAATTTTTTTGGGTGATTATGTGGATAGAGGGCCGGATTCAAAAAAAGTATTGGATCTTTTGATTACTTTAAGCAAGCAGAGAAATCGTATCTTTCTAAAGGGAAACCATGACGATATGATGGTCGACTATTACCAAAAAACTCATGAGTATGATGAGGGTATATGGTTTTACAATGGTGCATTATCGACAATTAGAAGTTTTGATAACTATATTGGGGAAGAATACATAACCTTTTTAAAAGACCTACCTTTGTATTATGAGATAGAAATCAGAAACGAGAAATATTTGTTTGTTCATGCGGGAGTAAATCCAAAAAAGTCACTTTCCCAACAAGATAAATGGGATTTGTTATGGATAAGGGATGAATTTTTAAGTATGTCAGAAAGGTATTATGATTATACCGTCATTCATGGGCATACTCCAACATTGTACCTAACAGGTGAAGATAAAATCTTTGTGAAACGAGATAAGAATAAGAAAATAATAAGTATAGATATCGATACAGGATATGTGTACGGTGGGAAATTGACTGCCTTTGGAATCACTGAGAATAATAAACACGTAGTTTTACAGTCTTTTTGAAAAATTGATTTAAACTTCTTTAATCGCCTTTAATTGTCTTTAAATCCTTCTAATTGAAAATACTTCGATTTTCTAACTTTTTCAAAGAATGATATAATTAAAATTGAATAATATCTTTCTTTTGAGGAGTGAGTTGATGTTAAAAAAAATAAAAGATTATTGCAATTATCCACAGAGTCAGATTTTGAAGCAAATTTTGGAAGATAACGGTATACAAGTATTTTTAAAATCTCCCATAGGAATAGGGGGAGAATATTTCGGTGAGGGAGTAATTTATGATTTGTATGTTGAAGATAAGGATTTTGATACAGCTAAAGTTATAATTAGAGAATTTGAGAAAGGAGGAATTACCTTGTCTGAACTTAAAAAGACTCCGCTTTATGAAAGACATAAAGAACTTGGAGCCAAGATGGGAGAATTTGCAGGGTGGGAACTTCCGTTGTGGTATTCTTCTATCATTGAAGAGCATAATGCAGTTAGAAATGTAGTTGGGGTGTTTGATGTTTCTCATATGGGTGAATTATTTGTGCAAGGGAAAGATGCACAGAAATTTGTAAATTACTTGATTACAAATAATGTGGAGAGAATACCGAATAGCAGAATAGTTTACACACCTATGTGTAATGAGAATGGCGGTATTTTGGATGATTTTCTCGCTTATAAGTTTAACAAAGAAAAGATTATGTTAGTAGTCAATGCATCTAATACACAAAAAGATTATGAATGGGTAAAAAGTCAATCTTCTTCTTTTAATGTTGATGTAATTAACAAGAGTGATGAATATTGCCAAATAGCTTTTCAAGGCCCAAAATCTCAGGATCAACTACAAAAACATCTTAAAGATATTGATCTGGATGGTATAGAATATTATTCTTTTGAAGTTCTACAACTAGAAGGAGAAGAAGTAATCTTATCAAGGACAGGATACACAGGTGAAGACGGTTTTGAGTTGTACCTATCTCCAACGATCGCTGTTAAAGTTTGGGATAGACTTATACAACTTGCTAAAGAGGTTGATGGCAAGCCATGTGGTTTGGGAAGCAGGGACACTTTAAGGTTCGAGCCTAAAATGCTCCTGTATGGCAAGGATATGGATGAAAATACTACACCTTTGGAGGCAGGCTTAAGATGGACTGTCGATTTTAATAAAGAATTTATTGGTAAGGAAGCTTTGCTAGAACAAAAAGAAGAAGGAATCAAAAGAAAATTAGTTGGTATGGAAATACACGACAAGATGCCAGTTAGGCATGGGTATGAAATTTTCAAAGATAATGAAAAGATAGGGTTTGTGACAAGTGGTGTAAAGTCGCCTACTTTGGGGAAGAATTTAGCCTTAGGCTATGTAAGTAAAGAATTTTCGAAATCTGGGACCATTGTTAGTATAAAGGCAAGGAACAAGTTATTAGAAGCTGAGGTTGTAAAAACCCCATTTTATAAAGGAAGTGTAAAAAGCACTAAGTAAAAATTTAGGGCGACCTGGGGGGAGGTATTTTTCCTCCCATTCCTTATGGGTGGGTTTCTGGAAAGAGCATAAACACTTTTATCCTAATGGGTGGGGGGCGGGGCGAAGGGGCGCTTATATTAAGTTTTTACTTTCCTAAAAATAGAAATATTATAATAAAAAGAGGTGAGATGTTACAATGAATGATTTTCCATATTTACCCCATACCCAAAAAGATATAGAAGAAATGTTTTCTTTTTTGGGAATAAAAGATATCGACGAACTTTATCGAGATATTCCAGCACTATTCAAAGGTGAGTTGAATATCCCTTCGGGTTTGAGCGAAATAGAAGTTAAAGAAAGGCTAACCGATTTGGCACAACTGAATAAAAATATGGAAGAATACGGGATTTTTAGAGGTGCAGGTATTTACAATCACTATATTCCGTCTGTTATATATCCTTTAGCTTCAAATAGGAATTTTTTAACCGCCTATACGCCTTACCAAGCTGAAGTTTCTCAAGGTACCCTCCAAATTCTCTATGAATATCAAACTCAGATCTGCAATC contains the following coding sequences:
- a CDS encoding protein-L-isoaspartate(D-aspartate) O-methyltransferase, producing MDFEEENRMMVEYQLKRRGIIDEKVLNAFLKVKRHLFVPKNLEKYAYDDCPLPIGEGQTISQPYIIGLMLQLLELKEKDVVLEIGTGSGYQTALLAEIARFVYTIERNETLAQRAKSKFEELGYKNIVLEVGDGTKGWKKEKVEFNGIIVSAAAPKVPDPLFSQLKVGGRMVIPIGSRTFQRLHKITKLEDGNMKVEYSDGCMFVPLIGENGW
- a CDS encoding BMP family lipoprotein; the encoded protein is MKKYFSVFFVVLFLFSTIFAFKVTMVTDVGGLGDKSFNDGTWQGVLRAKDELGVEIAVIQSSEQTDYLPNLSNAARDSDVVIAVGFMMTDVLFNVAPQFPDVYFVGIDIEPSPGQIVPSNVVCYVFNEHESSFPAGYLAAMMTKTGKVGFIGGVPVPAVTKFEAGYAAGVKVYNELHNEDVQVISGYANTFNDPALGKSLALTQMENGADIVFHAAGPTGNGVIDAAKERGSNLYNLPKNAPLEQIIDKYYELDKNFFAIGVDVDQDYMAPGYVLTSAMKRVDTAAFEGIQSAMSVRTFESGVFRLGMKEDGVSITPMKYTRSMVPIRYFVEIEYLKKLIKEGKLTIPSDPSQIGSFEVPEITFPY
- a CDS encoding MBL fold metallo-hydrolase; this encodes MKKALLIFCILLLPFSFSLSFNSPSFIWNYVTSYQTDELMYLKVNYTQKLIEKIKDYLPFLERSGISLPITSDVEVHFIDVSQGDSIYIKLPNNVDILIDGGNNWYGDDVVTYLKSQGVDDIEYLIATHPDADHIGGLDDVLKAFEVENVYAPDVSHTTKTYNDFVLEVRNEGTYIKSAKVGITLINSALAAVIGCPSFSNVYFLGPVKNYGTDLNSWSAVVKLDFGNSSYLFTGDADRISEKDMIDNGMFLKADVLKVGHHGSYSSTSQEFLKEVSPKYAVISVGKNNNYGHPAQEVLERLEMYKVDLFRTDLQGHIIAISDGNKINFNVEPINTVNLMEDAQESAPQKTSILITNLDVSDEKVTICNNTDEDVDLTGWALVSEVGNQKFNFPDGYILRAGKCVNILSGRGAIDEPPANLKWTGAYVWNNDGDIAALYDAEGILISRVEF
- the guaB gene encoding IMP dehydrogenase, translating into MEEYLTFDDVLLLPQYSEIVPSRVDTTSRLVKDIHLKIPFLSAAMDTVSESQMAKAMAREGAVGVIHKNMSIEQQAYEVSKVKKTENGIIYDPITITPDTTIKEAEKIMREYRIGGLPVVDDDKVLLGILTNRDIRFEQNMEKKAKELMTPYKNLVVAGSHISLEEAKEILHQNKIEKLPIVDDKRHIKGLITIKDITSVIENPNATRDDKGRLVVGAAVGVSDGLQRTQELVNAGVDFVVLDSAHGHTKNIIEILKMIKERFPDLPVIAGNIATAEAAKMLIESGADAVKVGIGPGSICTTRVISGVGVPQLSAIMKVSEEANKYGIPVIADGGIRYSGDIVKALAAGASTVMMGSIFAGTEEAPGETIIYQGRKFKTYRGMGSIAAMEKGSKDRYFQEDTPNEKLVPEGVEAMVAYKGEVKDVIIQLVGGVKAGMGYVGAKDVKELQQKAKFIKITTASITEGHPHDVKITREAPNYFFSS
- the rlmN gene encoding 23S rRNA (adenine(2503)-C(2))-methyltransferase RlmN: MQTKNILDFEYSDLQSYLLNELGLEKFRTDQICDWIYKKRVFDFASMTNLSKDDRQKLSDNFKISIPHIIKKQVSKIDGTTKYLLELEDRNTVEAVIIYYPSRTIACISTQVGCPLKCSFCSTGQSGYVRNLSTGEIIGQLLAMEKDKDIDVKNVVYMGMGEPLLNFNNVVQSVEILNHPKMKKLGARHITISTAGIPHKIEELGDLSKEFRLSVSLHAPTNLQRDQIMPINHKYPVEQVIQSCRIYQKKTKKRVTFEYILIKGFNDSKDDALKLVELFGDMKVMVNLIPANANPAGFEKPSKRFIQAFLDTLVKNGIDAVVRAEKGSDISAACGQLRTRELKEVNR
- a CDS encoding PASTA domain-containing protein, whose translation is MIKIRKLIKNLIFFILGIVASGIFAFFMMTVFANSSNTVEIPYLIGEDKKVAVSSLEELNLIPNIVGNGEKVLYTDPEPGTKVKEGHHVIVQLREMNTLKIPDLIGIPSGVAQQFLSEYNIAYEIRNQLTYTPEENDVVLNMSPTPGNNYSGEKVILYVGEYEGSNQ
- the rsgA gene encoding ribosome small subunit-dependent GTPase A, translating into MSWRRGIVVRFHSDMVTVQDLETNQKVNCFLPGRFKLQKIRPIVGDYVEYSKDQSYSYGRIENILKRKNELYRPRVANLDQLVLVTSIKEPQVDLIVVDKIIALAEKEKLDIVIVLNKTDLLVSDEEKKDMERFIEIYGKIYPVIPTSKITKNNLDRLKSCLKNKVSTFAGPSGVGKSSLLNVLDPKLKLREGEISRKLGRGKHTTTYAELLYFDFGGYIVDTPGFSSLELRGIKKDELRHYFKEFLGFDGFCQFSNCSHTVEPGCAIKEAVEKEQISFSRYTNYCQIYKEIEDSSLKLQ
- the rpe gene encoding ribulose-phosphate 3-epimerase; protein product: MIKIYPSILAADFLNLSQEIEKVSEEADGIHLDIMDGVFVPNITFGFPIVESIRKKFKDIYLDAHLMIVEPDKYLEEFSKFVSSITVHYEAVVHLHRTILKIKELGCEAGVTLNPHTPVSLLEEILPYVDKVLIMSVNPGFTGQHFIESTYEKVRKLRKISDEKGLNVEIMVDGGVNKQNIGLLHQSGVNTFIIGASVFYSENPSQEIIELKRVAEDFE
- the rdgB gene encoding RdgB/HAM1 family non-canonical purine NTP pyrophosphatase, which gives rise to MKILSEVYLATSNRNKVREINEILQNIDINGSITVKYIFDEIKEDNFEVEEYGETYVENSVIKAWAYSKLIKKPVFSDDSGLSIISLEGFPGVNSARFMENYSYEQKMKELLSMLENEKDRTAYFACAATYFDPQKNFLVTCQEEVYGKIAFEIRGKNGFGYDPIFIPDGYDYTFGELSKDVKNKISHRAKAIKKLLLFLKSATILENNE
- a CDS encoding HU family DNA-binding protein; protein product: MNKKDLVDAFAKKANVTKKDAESFVDAFVDVVSEALSKGEEVKLVGFGTFKVQKRAARKGVNPQTGKAIKIPEKMVPKFVPGKELKDMVK